The following are from one region of the Carcharodon carcharias isolate sCarCar2 chromosome 27, sCarCar2.pri, whole genome shotgun sequence genome:
- the LOC121270434 gene encoding zinc finger protein 239-like yields MEGKSTIHSWEKPYTCCMCGRGFNRSSDLSRHKRSHTEEKPCKCGDCGKGFNFPVQLESHRRSHTGEKPFTCSECGKGFTLSCNLLAHQRVHTDEKPFKCPDCGKCYKSSGELMRHQRIHTDERPFRCSRCHTGFRQLSDLTVHQRIHTGERPFTCSQCGKGFTQLANLLTHQRIHTGERPFTCSLCGKGFTTLSNQQEHQRVHTGERPFTCSVCQKGFAHSSTLLRHQQVHKDA; encoded by the coding sequence atggaaggaaaaagcaccattcacagttgggagaaaccgtacacgtgttgtatgtgtggacgaggcttcaaccGATCATCTGACCTATCGAGACACAAGCGCAGTCACACTGAGGAGAAACCGTgtaaatgtggggactgtgggaaaggattcaattTTCCAGTTCAGCTGGAATCTCATcggcgcagtcacactggggagaagccgttcacctgctccgagtgtgggaagggattcactctgtCATGCAACCTGTTggctcaccagcgagttcacactgatgagaaaccttttaaatgcccagactgcgGGAAATGCTATAAAAGTTCTGGGGAACTGATGCGCCATCAACgtattcacactgatgagagaccattcaggtgctctcgGTGCCATACTGGGTTCAGGCAATTATCTGacctcactgtacaccagcgaattcacactggggagaggccattcacctgctcccagtgtgggaagggattcactcagttagccaacctgctgacacaccagcgcattcacactggtgagaggccattcacctgctccttatgtggaaagggattcaccaCATTATCTAACCAGCAggagcaccagcgagttcacactggggagaggccattcacctgcagcGTGTGTCAGAAAGGATTTGCTCATTCATCCACCCTCTTGAGACATCAGCAAGTTCACaaagatgcatga
- the LOC121270444 gene encoding gastrula zinc finger protein XlCGF49.1-like, protein MDPASGFDRRASQHLVRGGFARGKLKPNITSESLNSSGPEDYWPSNMEAKSTVQTGAKQCKCEDCEKRFNYPSELEIHRRSHTGERPFTCSMCGKGFTNFSSLQKHQLAHADERPFKCADCGKSFKSLNVLRMHQCIHTGGRPFSCSQCGKRFRVSSELLMHQ, encoded by the exons ATGGATCCGGCTAGTGGTTTTGATAGGAGAGCTTCACAACACCTGGT aaggggaggatttgcacgtgggaaactgaaaccaaacatcacatcagagTCACtcaattcatcaggacctgaagatTATTGGCCTTCGAACATGGAAGCAAAAAGCACCGTTCAGACTGGGGCAAAACAATGTAAATGCGAGGACTGTGAGAAGAGATTCAATTACCCATCTGAGCTGGAAATTCATcggcgcagtcacactggggagagacctttcacctgctccatgtgtgggaagggattcactaatTTCTCTTCCCTGCAGAAACACCAGCTGGCTCACGCtgacgagagaccttttaaatgcgctgactgtggaaagagtttTAAAAGCCTAAATGTACTAAGGATGCACCAGTGCATTCACACTGGGGGCAGGCCATTCAGTTGCTCACAGTGTGGGAAGAGGTTCAGGGTATCATCTGAGCTGTTGATGCACCAGTGA
- the LOC121270419 gene encoding gastrula zinc finger protein XlCGF7.1-like, with translation MEEKSTIHSGEKLYTCCVRGRGFSQSSDLSNHKCSHTGEKPWKCGDCGKGFNYPSELENHQRRHTGERPFTCSECGKGFTCSSTLLQHRQVHTDERPFKCPDCRKCYKSSRELTGHQRVHTDKRPFRCSHCGTGHKTLSNLTVHLRVHTGERPFTCSKCGKGFAHSSHLLTHQRVHTDERPFKCPDCGQCYKSSRELMFHQGVHTDKRPFRCSHCGTGFTRSSDLIVHQRVHTGERPFTCSDCGKGFTRSSHLLTHQRVHTGERPFTCPDCGKAFTQSSNLLTHQRIHTGERPFTCSECGKGFTTSSNLLKHQRVHE, from the coding sequence atggaagaaAAAAGCACCATTCACAGTGGAGAGAAACTGTACACATGTTGTGTGCgtggacgaggcttcagccaATCATCTGACCTATCGAATCATAaatgcagtcacactggggagaaaccgtggaaatgtggggactgtgggaagggatttaattaCCCATCTGAGCTGGAAAATCATCAGCGGAggcacactggggagaggccgttcacctgctctgagtgtggtaaGGGATTCACTTGTTCATCAACCCTGCTGCAACATCGAcaagttcacactgatgagagacctttCAAATGTCCAGACTGcaggaagtgctataaaagttcccGGGAACTGACtggccatcaacgtgttcacactgacaagagaccgttcaggtgctctcactgtgggactgggcaCAAGACATTATCCAACCTCACTGTGCACCttcgagttcacactggggagaggccgttcacctgctcaaagtgtgggaagggatttgctcATTCAtctcacctgctgacacaccagcgagttcacaccgacgagagaccttttaaatgcccagactgtgggCAGTGCTATAAAAGTTCCCGGGAGCTAATGTTTCATCAAGGTGTTCACACTGACaagagaccattcaggtgctctcactgtgggactgggttcacaCGTTCATCTGATCTGAttgtacaccagcgagttcacactggagagaggccgttcacctgctccgactgtgggaagggattcactcggtcatcccacctgctgacacaccagcgagttcacactggagagaggccattcacctgtccTGATTGTGGGAAGgcattcactcagtcatctaacttgctgacacaccagcgaattcacaccggagagaggccgttcacctgttccgagtgtgggaagggattcacaacctcatccaacctgctgaaacATCAGAGAGTTCACGAGTAA
- the LOC121270424 gene encoding zinc finger protein 235-like, whose amino-acid sequence MQKPWKCEDCGKGFKFPSLLENHRRSHTGERPFTCSVCGKGFTQSSHLLTHQQVHIDERLDNRLDCGNDFQSSKDLVRHQVFHTKRQFSCSHCGRVFIRSQNLIEHERVHTGERPFTCSVCGKGFTRSSHLTSHQLVHTDKRPFKCSECEKSYKTTSELLIHRRVHTGERPFTCSVCGKGFIRSSHLAKHQLVHTDKRLFKCSECEKTYKTTSDLLTHQRVHNETRPFRCTVCGKGFTLSSSLQKHQRVHTGERPFICSTCGKGFIHSSNLLTHQRVHTGERPFTCSVCGKGFIHSSHLWRHQKVHK is encoded by the coding sequence ATgcagaaaccgtggaaatgtgaggactgtgggaagggattcaagtTTCCATCCCTGCTTGAAaatcatcgacgcagtcacacaggggagaggccgttcacctgctctgtatgtgggaagggattcactcagtcttcccacctgctgacacaccagcaagttcacattgATGAGAGGCTGGACAACCGCTTGGACTGTGGGAATGACTTTCAAAGCTCCAAAGACCTGGTCAGGCACCAGGTTTTTCACACCAAGAGACAGTTCAGTtgctctcactgtgggagagTGTTTATACGATCACAGAATCTCATTGAACATGAACGCGTTCACACTGGGGAgcggccgttcacctgctccgtgtgtgggaagggattcacacgATCATCCCACCTCACTTCACACCAACTGGTTCACACAGATAAAAGACCTTTCAAATGTTCTGAATGTGAGAAGAGTTATAAAACCACAAGTGAACTGCTCATACAtcggcgagttcacactggggagaggccattcacctgctccgtgtgtgggaagggattcatacGATCATCCCACCTTGCTAAACACCAACTCGTTCACACGGATAAAAGACTTTTCAAATGTTCCGAATGTGAGAAGACTTATAAAACCACAAGtgatctgctgacacaccagcgagttcataatGAGACGAGGCCATTCAGATGCacagtgtgtgggaagggattcactctgtCATCCAGCCTCCAGAAACACcagagagttcacactggggagaggccattcatctgctccacatgtgggaagggattcattcattcatccaatCTTCTGACACACcagagagttcacactggggagaggccgttcacctgttctgtgtgtgggaagggattcattcattCATCTCACCTTTGGAGACACCAGAAAGTTCACAAGTGA